In Chloroflexota bacterium, the genomic window GGCGAATCGATGATGACCCAGTCGTAATCCGGGCGAAGTTCATCGCAAATACGCACCATATCTGAAGGGGATACAGCGGTTTTATCGCGGGTTTGTGCCGCCGGGATCAGAAAAAGCCCTTCAATGCGTTTATCGCGGATCATGGCCTGTCGTAATTTGCAACGCCCTTCGACAACGTCAACAATATCATAGACGATGCGGTTTTCCAGGCCCAGCACAACATCCAGGTTGCGCAGGCCAATATCACCATCTATGCAGACAACTTTTTGATTGTGCGATGCCAGCGCTGCGCCCAGATTGGCTGTGATGGTGGTTTTCCCAACACCGCCTTTGCCAGATGTGACTGTAAGTACTTTCGCTGCCATAAGATTCCCTTACTTTTTACTTTTGTGGATGTCCCATACCTCGGCGACGACCTGACCTTCTTTTAGGCTGGCCACTTCGGGTTTGGGTTTTTTCTTGCTCGATGGGGTGATACTGACGGTTTCAGCAATCCTTAATTGCATTGGCGCCAGTTCCAGGGCGCAGACCAACGCAGTTTCATCGCCGGATGCGCCTGCATGAACCGTGCCGCGTAGCCGTCCCCAAATAATAATATTGCCGCCCGCTATAATTTCAGCGCCTGGATTTACATCGCCAATAATCACGACATGGCCCGGAAAGATAATATTATTTCCGGAACGCAAAGTACGTTGCACAAAAATGGCTTCATCGCCGCCAACGCTGGTATCGAAGGCTTTGCCAGAGCGTTCAGGTTGGGGGCGTTCAAAATGAGTTGATAATCCCAATGATTTGGC contains:
- the minC gene encoding septum site-determining protein MinC — protein: MIPKIEIKGISEGLLATVGEGDWTEIRQALLELIVSQADFFKGASLTVDVGDHEIKAADLGKLRDQISENNVILRGLISKSPRTEENAKSLGLSTHFERPQPERSGKAFDTSVGGDEAIFVQRTLRSGNNIIFPGHVVIIGDVNPGAEIIAGGNIIIWGRLRGTVHAGASGDETALVCALELAPMQLRIAETVSITPSSKKKPKPEVASLKEGQVVAEVWDIHKSKK